The Pedobacter roseus genome contains a region encoding:
- a CDS encoding endonuclease/exonuclease/phosphatase family protein: protein MNSLKIIPVFLLLTVFAFAQKAAMPINIITYNIRLNVASDGVNAWPNRKDNVKALVKFHDADILCVQEALPEQFDALLENSNFDVVGVGRDDGKRKGEFSAVYFDKDRFTKKDGGTFWLSQTPDVPSKGWDAALNRVCSWIKLYDKLNKKEFIVFNTHYDHIGVQARIESAKLLKQKIQQIAPTLPVVFTGDLNVTPETEAIATIKSFLTDAKEVSVEAPYGPAGTFNGFHFDSDLKDRIDYVFVNKGFKVQKFAVLTDSKDKRYYSDHLPVFCRLFFQ, encoded by the coding sequence ATGAATAGTTTAAAAATTATCCCTGTTTTTCTTTTATTAACTGTTTTTGCTTTTGCTCAAAAAGCAGCCATGCCCATTAATATCATTACTTACAATATCCGTTTAAATGTTGCCTCAGATGGTGTAAATGCCTGGCCGAACCGGAAAGATAATGTTAAAGCCCTGGTGAAATTTCATGATGCCGATATTCTTTGTGTACAGGAGGCTTTGCCCGAGCAATTTGATGCACTGCTTGAAAATTCCAATTTCGATGTAGTAGGTGTTGGTCGCGATGATGGCAAAAGAAAAGGCGAATTTTCTGCCGTATATTTTGATAAAGACAGGTTTACCAAAAAAGACGGAGGAACTTTTTGGTTGTCGCAAACACCCGATGTGCCTTCAAAAGGATGGGATGCAGCTTTAAACCGGGTTTGCAGCTGGATAAAACTGTATGACAAACTGAACAAAAAAGAATTTATCGTATTTAATACCCATTATGATCATATCGGCGTTCAGGCGAGAATTGAATCGGCTAAATTGTTGAAACAGAAAATCCAGCAGATTGCACCAACGTTGCCTGTTGTTTTTACCGGCGATTTAAATGTAACGCCCGAAACAGAAGCCATTGCAACCATTAAATCTTTTCTTACAGATGCAAAAGAAGTTTCCGTAGAAGCACCTTATGGCCCTGCAGGTACTTTTAATGGTTTTCATTTCGATAGCGACCTGAAAGACCGCATCGATTATGTTTTTGTAAACAAAGGTTTTAAAGTACAAAAGTTTGCCGTTTTAACCGATAGTAAGGATAAAAGGTATTATTCTGATCACCTGCCAGTTTTTTGCAGACTTTTCTTTCAATAA
- a CDS encoding prolipoprotein diacylglyceryl transferase — translation MLLKTLSVFPFQFEFFGAQYHYHYIFETLAFIIGVRLYYYYKKGIVDQISDENRLWIMLGAMLGALIGSRVVAVLETPEVINHLTFSILYQSKTIIGGLLGGLFGVELIKKIIGVKVASGDIYVIPILVALIIGRIGCFSMGIDEPTYGIPTHLFTGMDLGDGIPRHPIMLYEIVYLVLLIFLFNSLKHKELINGDRFKLFMVLYFLFRFLIEFIKPYHSLFLNLSSIHWSALFIFIYYYRFIIRISKKIAVKK, via the coding sequence ATGCTACTAAAAACCCTGTCAGTCTTTCCATTTCAGTTCGAATTTTTTGGCGCACAATATCACTATCATTATATTTTCGAAACCCTCGCATTTATAATAGGTGTAAGGCTTTATTACTATTATAAAAAAGGCATCGTAGATCAGATTTCCGACGAAAACAGGCTGTGGATTATGTTGGGTGCCATGTTAGGAGCATTGATAGGCTCGCGGGTGGTAGCTGTGCTGGAAACTCCTGAAGTAATCAATCACCTTACGTTTTCAATTTTATATCAAAGTAAAACCATTATTGGCGGACTGCTTGGAGGGTTATTTGGCGTAGAATTAATAAAAAAGATAATTGGTGTAAAGGTTGCCTCTGGCGATATTTATGTAATCCCCATTTTAGTGGCGCTGATTATTGGACGCATCGGCTGCTTTTCTATGGGGATTGATGAGCCGACTTATGGCATTCCCACCCATCTTTTTACTGGGATGGATTTGGGTGATGGTATACCCCGGCACCCCATTATGCTTTATGAAATAGTTTACCTCGTACTTTTGATTTTTCTTTTTAACAGCTTAAAGCATAAAGAGCTGATTAACGGTGACCGCTTTAAACTTTTTATGGTATTGTATTTCTTATTTCGCTTTTTGATCGAATTTATTAAGCCTTACCATTCATTATTTTTAAATTTAAGCAGTATTCATTGGTCTGCATTGTTTATTTTTATTTATTATTATAGATTCATCATCAGGATTTCTAAAAAGATAGCTGTTAAAAAGTAA
- a CDS encoding radical SAM protein, which translates to MANTRDYIYYDYTKSLCPECLQLCDAKIVFQDAKVFMLKNCRTHGDSKVMIADDVEYYKQIRNYNKQSEMPLKFNTKVHYGCPYDCGLCTDHEQHSCLTVIEVTDRCNLACPTCYAMSSPSYGRHRTLEEIERMMDVVVANEGEPDVVQLSGGEPTVHPEFFKILDLAKTKPIKHLMVNTNGIRIAKDIKFVEKLASYMPDFEIYLQFDSFSPEVLTKLRGEDLTEVRRKAIDHLNQFNVSTTLVVTLQNGLNDHEIGDILDYALKQKCVRGVTFQPTQVAGRNDDYNDQQGRITLTEVRRKIYEQYPTFTPQDLIPVPCNPDALCMAYALKIGDEVIPMTHLINPEDLLNNSKNTIVFEHDEKLKEHMLNLFSTGVSVDCAEDTFGELMCCLPRVKSDSLSYDNLFRIIIMNFMDPLDFDVRAVKKSCVHIVSDKYKMVPFETMNIFYRDNKIDLIREKLNMN; encoded by the coding sequence ATGGCCAATACCAGAGATTATATATACTACGATTATACCAAAAGCCTTTGTCCGGAATGTTTACAGCTTTGCGATGCGAAAATTGTTTTTCAGGATGCCAAAGTGTTTATGTTGAAAAACTGCAGAACGCACGGTGATAGTAAAGTGATGATTGCCGATGATGTAGAATATTACAAACAGATCCGGAATTATAACAAGCAATCGGAAATGCCGCTTAAGTTTAATACCAAAGTGCATTACGGCTGCCCCTACGATTGTGGTTTGTGTACCGATCACGAACAGCACTCGTGTTTAACGGTTATAGAAGTTACCGATCGCTGTAACCTGGCCTGTCCTACCTGTTACGCCATGTCATCTCCAAGTTATGGCAGGCACAGAACTTTGGAAGAAATAGAACGCATGATGGATGTTGTGGTAGCCAACGAGGGGGAGCCTGATGTGGTTCAGCTCTCAGGTGGGGAGCCGACGGTCCATCCCGAATTTTTTAAGATTTTAGATCTTGCCAAAACAAAACCCATTAAACATTTAATGGTAAATACGAATGGTATCAGGATTGCCAAAGACATCAAATTTGTAGAGAAGTTGGCCAGTTATATGCCCGATTTTGAAATTTACCTGCAGTTTGATAGTTTCAGTCCCGAAGTATTAACCAAGCTTAGGGGCGAAGACCTTACCGAGGTGAGAAGAAAGGCCATTGATCATTTAAATCAGTTTAATGTATCTACTACTTTGGTAGTTACTTTGCAAAATGGCTTAAACGACCATGAAATTGGCGATATTTTAGATTATGCCCTCAAGCAGAAATGTGTTCGGGGTGTTACTTTTCAACCTACGCAGGTTGCCGGGCGGAACGACGATTATAACGATCAGCAGGGGAGGATTACCCTAACCGAAGTGCGCAGAAAAATTTATGAGCAGTACCCAACCTTTACCCCTCAGGATTTAATTCCCGTTCCCTGTAATCCCGATGCACTGTGCATGGCTTATGCCTTAAAAATCGGTGATGAGGTTATACCAATGACGCATTTGATCAATCCGGAAGATTTGCTCAATAATTCAAAAAATACCATCGTTTTTGAACATGATGAAAAACTGAAAGAGCACATGCTCAATTTGTTCAGCACAGGTGTTTCGGTTGATTGTGCCGAAGATACCTTTGGCGAACTGATGTGCTGTTTACCAAGGGTAAAATCGGATAGTTTAAGCTATGATAATTTATTTCGGATTATCATCATGAATTTCATGGATCCGCTTGATTTTGATGTGCGTGCAGTTAAAAAATCTTGCGTACACATTGTAAGCGATAAATATAAAATGGTACCCTTCGAAACCATGAACATTTTTTACCGCGACAATAAAATAGATCTGATCAGAGAAAAATTAAATATGAACTAA
- the pheT gene encoding phenylalanine--tRNA ligase subunit beta has translation MKISYNWLKQFVQIDKTPQELSLILTNVGLEVESVEKVQPVAGGLEGLVIGEVLTCVQHPNADRLRITTVNVGGKENLQIVCGAPNVGAGQKVVVAIVGTTVYPLEGEPFKIKESKIRGELSQGMICAEDEIGLGKSHDGIMILAEDTEVGIRAKDHFKMDDDFVFEIGLTPNRADAASHLGVARDLAAYFRSEYEMPDLSAFKTDNENLIIPVEVEDLAACPRYTSVTISGVTVQESPDWLKDKLKVIGLRPINNVVDITNYVLHGLGQPLHAFDADKITGGKVIVKKVAEGTPFVTLDDVERKLSADDLMICSAEAPMCIAGVFGGKSSGVDAKTKNIFLESAYFNSVSVRKTSKRHGLKTDASFRYERGTDPEITVTALKYAALLIKELAGGEISSSVSDIYPSHIKPFEFEVSYTNINKLIGANIPSAEIKHIITALGISATNTSDDTLALRVPSFKVDVTRECDITEEVLRIYGYNNIEIPSKVNASLSYSIKPEKENTHNVIAGMLTSNGYAEIMCNSLTKSAYSKKLDEAVFILNPLSSDLNVMRQNLLMPALESVAYNQNRKNADVKFYEFGKTYHLINEKYVERSRLLLLVSGTKQSEQWNHNAKPATFYNLKSAVDAVISRLGIASYQSDAISDENFAYGIKYFRGDKTLVSFGAVSKADRKVADVNAEVFYADFDWATLLDIVKKNKIVNKEISKYPAVRRDLSLLIDQAVTFDTLKGIAFKTDKKLIKEVGVFDVYVGDKLPEGKKSYALNFILQDEEQTLTDKQIENTMQKLIANLTAQAGAEIRK, from the coding sequence ATGAAAATATCATATAACTGGTTAAAACAATTCGTACAGATCGATAAAACACCTCAGGAGCTTTCGTTAATCCTTACCAATGTAGGTTTGGAAGTAGAAAGTGTAGAAAAGGTGCAGCCTGTAGCGGGCGGCCTTGAGGGTTTGGTTATCGGCGAAGTTTTAACCTGTGTTCAACATCCTAATGCCGATCGCTTGCGTATTACCACCGTTAATGTTGGCGGTAAAGAAAATCTTCAGATTGTTTGCGGTGCACCAAATGTAGGCGCTGGCCAAAAAGTGGTGGTGGCTATCGTAGGCACAACCGTATATCCTTTAGAAGGTGAACCTTTTAAAATTAAAGAATCAAAAATCAGGGGAGAACTTTCGCAGGGAATGATCTGCGCCGAAGATGAAATTGGTTTAGGCAAATCACACGATGGCATTATGATCCTTGCTGAAGATACCGAAGTGGGTATCCGTGCAAAAGACCATTTCAAAATGGACGATGATTTTGTTTTCGAAATCGGATTAACGCCAAACCGTGCCGATGCCGCTTCTCATTTAGGTGTGGCGAGAGATTTGGCTGCTTATTTCAGAAGTGAATATGAAATGCCTGATCTTTCTGCTTTCAAAACCGATAACGAGAATCTTATTATTCCCGTAGAAGTAGAAGATTTGGCTGCCTGCCCGCGTTACACCAGTGTTACCATTTCGGGTGTTACCGTACAAGAATCGCCAGACTGGTTAAAAGATAAATTAAAAGTAATCGGTTTACGCCCCATTAATAATGTAGTCGATATTACCAATTATGTACTTCATGGCTTAGGTCAGCCGCTACATGCTTTTGATGCCGATAAAATTACCGGTGGCAAAGTAATTGTGAAAAAGGTTGCTGAAGGAACACCTTTTGTAACCCTTGATGATGTAGAGCGTAAATTAAGTGCAGATGATTTAATGATCTGTAGTGCCGAAGCACCAATGTGTATCGCAGGTGTTTTTGGTGGAAAATCTTCAGGTGTTGATGCCAAAACCAAAAATATTTTCCTGGAAAGTGCTTATTTCAATTCCGTTTCTGTTCGTAAAACTTCGAAAAGACATGGTTTAAAAACCGATGCATCTTTCCGTTACGAGCGTGGTACCGATCCTGAAATTACCGTTACCGCTTTAAAATATGCTGCTTTATTGATTAAAGAACTGGCTGGCGGAGAAATTTCTTCATCAGTTTCTGATATTTACCCAAGCCATATCAAACCGTTTGAGTTCGAGGTGAGCTATACCAACATCAATAAATTAATTGGTGCAAATATTCCTTCGGCCGAAATCAAACACATTATTACCGCTTTGGGTATTTCTGCAACCAATACCTCTGATGATACTTTGGCTTTAAGAGTACCTTCATTTAAGGTTGATGTTACCCGCGAGTGCGATATTACTGAAGAGGTATTGCGTATTTATGGTTATAATAATATAGAAATACCTTCAAAGGTAAATGCGTCGCTTTCATATAGCATTAAGCCCGAAAAGGAGAATACACATAATGTAATTGCAGGTATGCTTACTTCAAACGGCTATGCTGAAATTATGTGCAACTCTTTAACCAAATCGGCTTACTCGAAAAAATTAGATGAAGCGGTATTCATTCTAAATCCGTTAAGCAGCGATTTAAATGTAATGCGCCAAAATTTATTGATGCCTGCATTAGAAAGTGTTGCTTACAACCAGAACCGTAAAAATGCAGATGTGAAGTTTTACGAATTTGGTAAAACCTATCACTTAATTAACGAAAAGTATGTGGAACGTTCGAGGCTGTTATTATTGGTTTCGGGGACTAAACAAAGCGAGCAGTGGAACCACAATGCAAAACCAGCAACTTTTTACAACTTAAAATCAGCTGTTGATGCGGTTATTTCACGTTTAGGGATTGCAAGCTACCAAAGCGATGCGATAAGCGACGAGAACTTTGCTTATGGCATTAAATATTTCCGCGGAGATAAAACTTTGGTAAGCTTTGGTGCGGTTTCAAAAGCCGACCGTAAAGTGGCTGATGTAAATGCGGAAGTATTTTATGCCGATTTCGATTGGGCTACTTTATTGGATATCGTGAAGAAAAACAAGATTGTTAACAAGGAAATTTCTAAATACCCTGCGGTACGTCGCGATCTTTCTTTATTGATCGATCAGGCGGTAACTTTCGATACCTTGAAAGGCATTGCCTTCAAAACCGATAAAAAACTGATTAAAGAAGTAGGCGTTTTTGATGTGTACGTGGGTGATAAACTGCCTGAAGGTAAAAAATCTTATGCCCTGAATTTTATTTTACAGGATGAAGAACAAACCCTGACGGATAAGCAGATCGAAAATACCATGCAGAAGTTAATCGCGAATTTAACGGCACAAGCTGGTGCAGAAATTAGGAAATAA
- a CDS encoding cell division protein ZapA, with protein sequence MGEISIKITISDRIYPLKVNMEEEEIVRRAAKMINERIKDYQDNYAVRDKQDLLSMAVLHYATAVLRTENKVQNQDTAVADKVEELDVLLNNFFSK encoded by the coding sequence ATGGGAGAAATCTCGATTAAAATAACCATTTCCGACCGTATTTATCCTTTAAAGGTGAATATGGAAGAGGAAGAAATTGTGAGACGGGCAGCAAAAATGATCAACGAGCGCATAAAAGATTATCAGGATAATTATGCGGTTAGAGATAAGCAGGACCTTCTTTCTATGGCAGTATTGCATTATGCAACCGCCGTATTGAGAACAGAAAACAAAGTACAAAACCAGGATACTGCTGTTGCCGATAAAGTTGAAGAATTGGATGTTTTACTCAATAATTTCTTTTCAAAATAA
- the rny gene encoding ribonuclease Y, with protein MEIVEILGYVFAVIAGIAIGVVVGRFLLRNLLKQQEVAAQNKVKKILKDAENNAEILKKNKLLEAKEKFLQLKAEHEQEVNAKNNNINQRENTMKQKEQSVNQRMENFNKKEQELDKQKSQLEKQTEIAIKKQEEVEVLKNQHLTQLETIAGLSAEEAKNQLVENLKEVARTQAMIQIKDIVDEAKLTASKEAKKVVIQTIQRTATEAAIENSVSIFHIESDEIKGRVIGREGRNIRALEAATGIEIIVDDTPEAIILSGFDPVRREIARLALHRLVTDGRIHPARIEEIVAKTKKQIEDEIVEIGERTVIDLGIHGLHPELIRMVGRMRYRSSYGQNLLHHSREVANFCATMAAELGLNAKMAKRAGLLHDIGKVPDDNPELPHAILGMQLAEKYKEHPEICNAIGAHHDEIEMTSMISPIIQACDAISGARPGARREVVESYIKRLKDLEELALSYPGVEKTFAIQAGRELRVIVESERITDAQAELLAADISTRIQTEMTYPGQIKVTVIRETRSVAFAK; from the coding sequence ATGGAAATAGTTGAAATATTAGGATACGTATTTGCTGTAATAGCAGGTATAGCTATCGGAGTAGTGGTAGGAAGATTCCTCCTGCGTAACTTGCTTAAACAGCAGGAAGTTGCTGCACAGAACAAGGTGAAAAAGATTTTAAAAGACGCTGAAAATAATGCCGAAATTTTAAAAAAGAACAAACTTTTAGAAGCCAAAGAGAAATTTTTACAATTAAAAGCTGAGCATGAGCAAGAAGTAAATGCCAAGAATAATAACATTAACCAGCGCGAAAACACCATGAAGCAGAAAGAGCAATCGGTGAACCAGCGCATGGAAAACTTCAATAAAAAAGAGCAGGAGCTTGATAAACAAAAGAGCCAGCTCGAAAAGCAAACCGAAATTGCCATTAAGAAGCAGGAAGAGGTAGAAGTGCTAAAAAATCAACATTTAACCCAATTAGAAACCATCGCAGGTTTATCGGCCGAAGAAGCTAAAAACCAATTGGTAGAAAACCTGAAGGAAGTTGCCCGTACACAGGCCATGATCCAGATTAAGGACATTGTTGACGAAGCAAAACTTACTGCAAGCAAGGAAGCTAAAAAAGTGGTTATTCAAACCATTCAACGTACCGCTACCGAAGCTGCTATCGAGAATTCTGTATCTATTTTCCATATCGAAAGCGATGAGATTAAAGGTCGTGTTATTGGTAGAGAGGGTAGAAATATCCGTGCTTTAGAAGCCGCAACCGGTATCGAAATTATTGTTGACGATACTCCTGAAGCGATTATTTTATCTGGTTTCGATCCGGTAAGAAGAGAAATTGCCCGTTTAGCATTACACCGTTTAGTTACCGACGGACGTATCCACCCGGCCCGTATCGAAGAGATTGTAGCGAAAACCAAAAAACAGATCGAAGATGAGATCGTAGAAATTGGTGAGCGCACCGTAATCGATTTAGGTATTCACGGTTTGCACCCTGAGCTGATCCGTATGGTTGGCCGTATGCGTTACCGTTCATCTTATGGTCAAAACCTTTTACATCACTCTCGTGAGGTAGCCAATTTCTGTGCTACAATGGCGGCAGAATTGGGTTTAAATGCTAAAATGGCCAAACGTGCAGGTTTATTGCATGATATAGGTAAAGTACCTGATGATAACCCAGAATTGCCACACGCAATCTTAGGGATGCAACTGGCAGAAAAATATAAAGAACATCCTGAAATTTGTAATGCAATTGGAGCCCACCACGATGAAATCGAGATGACTTCAATGATCTCACCGATTATTCAGGCTTGCGATGCGATTTCTGGTGCCCGCCCAGGTGCACGCCGTGAGGTGGTAGAAAGTTACATCAAACGTTTGAAAGATCTGGAAGAATTGGCTTTATCTTACCCAGGTGTTGAGAAAACTTTCGCTATCCAGGCAGGTAGAGAGTTACGTGTAATTGTAGAAAGCGAGCGCATTACCGATGCACAGGCAGAACTTTTAGCTGCTGATATTTCTACCCGTATTCAAACAGAAATGACTTACCCTGGTCAGATTAAGGTTACCGTAATCAGGGAAACCCGTTCTGTAGCCTTTGCTAAATAA